atccCTTAACTGGGGATATGGTAAGGGGTGTGTCTCAAGTGTTGTCACCCTCTTGTAGACAGGTGTCCCCTTCAGTACGTGTATGTTGCTAATTGCTCTCATAATTAATCTCATTAGTAACCATTGTCCCTCCCTCTGCAGGAGTCTGAAATCATTGACTTCTTCCTGGGCTCCTCTCTGAAGGACGAGGTGCTGAAGATCATGCCTGTGCAGAAACAGACCCGTGCCGGGCAGCGAACTAGGTTCAAGGTGAGTGTCTCCCATGCATTGGCCGCTCTTGGTCATGTCGTGGTCTCGACCTGTTGCGCTGAAAGTATCCCCTCTTGTATTTAAGGCTTTTGTGGCTATCGGTGACTACAACGGTCACGTTGGTCTCGGTGTGAAATGCTCCAAAGAAGTGGCCACCGCCATCCGTGGAGCAATCATCCTGGCCAAACTGTCCATCGTTCCTGTTCGTAGAGGTTACTGGGGTAACAAGATCGGCAAGCCCCACACTGTGCCCTGCAAGGTGAGATTGTGCCCCAGTGGGTCTCAGCCCTTCTGTGCTTCCTGTACGGGGTTCTCTCAGCTCTGCTCAGTTGCGCTTGTGCCGGTAGTGTAATTGGCTTCACACGAGAGAGAGAAAGTGACTTGTTCTTTATGCACGGCAGGGGGGCCTCCTAACGTGGTCTTCCTGTTCCTTTATAAGGATCTACATGCTGCTTGGTTAGGGTATGTTGGCTATATGCCTGTGCTGCTGGTAGCTttggcaaagggggggggggttacagttcTGCCCTGGTCTCATCATATGGCTTGTTGGCTACTGGGTTTCTGTAACCTGAATGTGGGGGAAATGGGTTCACTTTAATTGATGATTTGTGGTTTCCAGTTCTAGTGCGTTTAACCCTTAGCATGGTACGTGGCCATTGGGCAAGCCTTTctgcatatgtttgtgtataACGGTGTTTGGCCTGTGTTCTAGGTGACTGGTCGCTGTGGTTCTGTGCTGGTGCGTCTGATCCCTGCCCCCAGAGGTACCGGTATTGTGTCTGCTCCTGTCCCCAAGAAGCTGCTGATGATGGCTGGTATTGATGACTGCTACACATCAGCCAGGGGCTGCACTGCCACCTTGGGTAACTTCGGTAAGTAGTCTGTACCACCCCCAGCCACCCACAATGCAATGTGTCTGATGCCTGAAACCAGACTTCAGGAAATGACTGCCTTCTCTTTTCCCTGCAGCTAAAGCCACCTTTGATGCCATCTCAAAGACTTACAGCTATCTGACTCCTGACCTCTGGAAGGAGACTGTGTTCACCAAATCTCCATACCAGGTAGGTGCTGGGGGCCATTAGCGACAGAATGCACAAGTTGGTGCGGGTGTGTATGGGAAAAGCAGCCCTATGTGCTTCTGCCCCCTAGTGGCAATGGCTGTAATTCCACATAGTGTTCTACATTACTGAGCATAGTCACTTCAGCTCTCAGCCAGCACCCTATCACTTTAAATTGAGAGTCCTTAAGAATAAGGGAGGGATACTGTATATTAATGGAGCTCACTCATAGGTGCTGCATTTATAGTGGGTCTCCAAGTAAACACAATTTCTGCCCCATTTAGTTGGCTAGGCTTTGCCTGACTCCTGTTTAGATGGCATGGCAGTGGGAATTGAGACATAAATTTGGAATGTATGGTTCCTAGGGGTGTGTATGCTTAGTTCAACCTCTAACTTTGCCTTTGTCTGCCACTCCAGGAGTACACTGACCATCTGGCCAAGACTCACACCCGGGTGTCCGTGCAGAGGACCCAGGCTGCTGCTGTTCCTGCCACCtcctaattttttttctgttaaagaaaaataaaaagtaaaacctTGTTCCAACTAGTTTCACTTGTACTTCATTCAGCACTCCTGCTGCTCTGTCATAGAACAGCCAGTTGTAAGCAattttttcaattggtcttcattattttgtatagattttgaacattttgcagtCTATTTCTAGccttcaaatggggttcactgattCCAGCAgtcacaaactattgctctgtgaggctttaaTCTTCCTacttctattcaagtcctctcatttGAGTAccagtctcacattcaaaccactacaTAGTTGCGAAGgaaaattgaaccctagcaaccagaaattccaaactggagagttgctaataAAAGTGAAATGAAAGGGGATGTGAATCCTGCAGCGCTGCTTAACCAATCTTTAATTAGTTGTTGCTGGACTGTGAATCCGAGAATGTAACACATAGGGAAGGTAGAGGCatggtgggagctgtagtccagagacatcagggttgtattcttaaaggaacagtgacaccaaaaaataaaagcttttaaagtaataaaaatataatgcactgttgccctgcactggtaaaactggtgtgtttgctacagtaacactactataatttatataataagctgctgtgtaaccacgggggcagccattcaagctggaaaaaaggagaaaaggcacaggttacatagcagataacagataagctctgtagaatacaatagtgttttatctgttatctgctatgtaacctgtgccttttctcctttgaatggctgcccccatggctacatagcagcttatttatatacattttatagtagattttctgaa
The genomic region above belongs to Xenopus tropicalis strain Nigerian chromosome 9, UCB_Xtro_10.0, whole genome shotgun sequence and contains:
- the rps2 gene encoding 40S ribosomal protein S2 isoform X1 translates to MADDAGGNRGGFRGGFGSGGRGRGRGRGRGRGRGRGARGGKADDKEWVPVTKLGRLVKDMKIKSLEEIYLFSLPIKESEIIDFFLGSSLKDEVLKIMPVQKQTRAGQRTRFKAFVAIGDYNGHVGLGVKCSKEVATAIRGAIILAKLSIVPVRRGYWGNKIGKPHTVPCKVTGRCGSVLVRLIPAPRGTGIVSAPVPKKLLMMAGIDDCYTSARGCTATLGNFAKATFDAISKTYSYLTPDLWKETVFTKSPYQEYTDHLAKTHTRVSVQRTQAAAVPATS